In the Terriglobales bacterium genome, CGCTGACCTGCGCTGATGTCAATGTGCTCTCGAGCAACATACATACTGCCAAAACCAAAAATGGCACACACTTCCGGCCTTGAGTCATTTTCATAATGCCTTCGCCTTCTCGTTAAATTTGGATTTTTTTCATCACGACAAGTTGTCGTGGAACTTTGGGGGCCTGGAGATTGTCAATTTCAGAGCTGGAGGAGTCAAGTTTTATTGTGTTAAGCGAGCAATTGCAAGGTTAATTTAACAGGGATTAAGTTATTGAAAACAAATAGGTTAATTAATACATGATTGCAAAGTGCTCTACTTCGGTTGACGGTTCTATTGCATCTTCAGCAAACCGGATTTCCCGGCTCCGTCGATCACTGTCACCGTATTTCCGTCGTAATTCACGACATAAATCTTGTTAGTTGCCTCATTCACCGCCAGCGCCTGCGGATGTATTCCCACATCGAGCGTACGGCCCTGCTTCCCGCGGCCATCCAGTACCATGACGCTGTTGCTAAATTGGTTGGCCACATAGATCTTGTTGGTCGCCGAATTGACCGCGACGGCGAATGGATCGGACCCCGCCGGCACGCTGTTGGTCTGGTTCGTGGCCCCATCAATAATCGTCACATCGTTGCTGTGGGTGTTGGTTACGTAAACTTTGTTCGTCACCGGATTGACTGCAATGGCAACCGGCTCGTGGCCTACCGTCAACGTGGTGGCGCTATTGGTTCTGCCGTCAATAACTGTCACTGTATTGTCGGTGTGCTTTTCCATATGATTATTGGCCACATAGATCTTGTTGGTCCGAGGATTGGCCACAACTGTAATTGGGTTTGTGCCTACCGGGACTGTTTTGGTGTGGTTGGTGGCGCCATCGATTACCGACACGCTGTCACTGTGGCCATTGGCGACAAAGATCCGATTGGTTGCCGCATTCACCGCAATCGCGCGCGGCTGCCCTCCTACGTCGACTGTAGTGGTGGTTTGCGTGGCACCATCAATTACGGTCACACTGGAGCTTCCCCCATTGGCAACATAAATTTTGTTGGTTACCGGGTTCACCGCGACCGCATCGGGAAAATGCCCAGCGCTCACCGTCGCGGTGTTATTGGTTGTTCCATCGATCACGGTAACATTTTCGCTATCAAGATTCGCCACATAAATCCTGTTTGTACGCTGGTTTACGGCGACAGCATAGGGATGGGTTCCCACCGTGATTGTGCTGGTTTGGTTGGTGGCGCCATCGATGACAGTCATAGTCGAACCGTTTGAATTGGCGACATAAATCTTGTTGGTCAGAGGATTCACCGCCAGGGCGGCAGGCCCGCTGCCGACTGGCAGAGTCGCCGTCACCTTCTGAGCGCTGGCATGCGGGGAGAGAGCAAGGGCGGAGAGAATTACGCCCAAAATGATTTCGATCAGATTCCTGACACCGCCGGCGCTGCTGTAACGTTTTGCCATCGTTATGGAGTACATCATTCGGTTATCCAGAGCACGTGCGTATTTTGGTGACATAAGAGTTTCCATTATTGCTTCCGATGGAGTCAAGTTATGTGTGTTAACTCAACGTTTAATTGACAAAATTTGATTTGCATCCGGCTTTTGCGGCCAGGACTAGAGGAAACCTTTTTCGAAGGCGAAAAAAGCACAACGAAATTCCGGCACTT is a window encoding:
- a CDS encoding YncE family protein; translated protein: MMYSITMAKRYSSAGGVRNLIEIILGVILSALALSPHASAQKVTATLPVGSGPAALAVNPLTNKIYVANSNGSTMTVIDGATNQTSTITVGTHPYAVAVNQRTNRIYVANLDSENVTVIDGTTNNTATVSAGHFPDAVAVNPVTNKIYVANGGSSSVTVIDGATQTTTTVDVGGQPRAIAVNAATNRIFVANGHSDSVSVIDGATNHTKTVPVGTNPITVVANPRTNKIYVANNHMEKHTDNTVTVIDGRTNSATTLTVGHEPVAIAVNPVTNKVYVTNTHSNDVTIIDGATNQTNSVPAGSDPFAVAVNSATNKIYVANQFSNSVMVLDGRGKQGRTLDVGIHPQALAVNEATNKIYVVNYDGNTVTVIDGAGKSGLLKMQ